In the genome of Notamacropus eugenii isolate mMacEug1 chromosome 5, mMacEug1.pri_v2, whole genome shotgun sequence, one region contains:
- the LOC140508175 gene encoding LOW QUALITY PROTEIN: uncharacterized protein (The sequence of the model RefSeq protein was modified relative to this genomic sequence to represent the inferred CDS: substituted 1 base at 1 genomic stop codon): protein MIQCLFLAGEIRPETKDGTAKLSISLKEIHKERDGPCDFTGREICAAFHRIHTGEKPYECDQCGKAFSCSSSLALHQRIHTGEKHYECNQCGKAFRMNSKLSIHQRIHTGKKSYECDQCGKAFTWTSHLVAHQRIHTGEKPYDCDQCGKTFRSTSALAVHKRIHIGEKPYECDQCGKAFRTNSQLGTHQIIHTEEKPYECDQCGKAFRRNSKLGIHQRIHIGEPPYECDQCGKAFRRSYSLTLHQRIHTGQKXYECNHCGKACSCSPSLAIHQSIHTGEKSYDCDKCLKGFTQSSNLTQRQRIHTAVNPYECDQCGKAFRSTCGLAVHKRIHTREMPYECYHFGKAFRFNFSVSQHPRIHVGEKHYECTQCGKCF from the coding sequence ATGATTCAATGTTTGTTTCTTGCAGGAGAGATTAGACCTGAAACAAAAGATGGTACTGCAAAATTAAGCATTTCTTTGAAAGAAATTCATAAGGAGAGGGATGGTCCTTGTGACTTCACTGGGAGAGAAATCTGTGCTGCATTTCACagaatccacacaggagagaaaccttatgaatgtgatcaatgtggaaaggctttctcatgcagctccagtcttgctttacatcagagaattcacactggggagaaacattatgaatgtaatcaatgtggaaaggctttcagaatgAACTCTAAACTTAgtatacatcagagaatccacacaggaaagaaatcctatgaatgtgatcaatgtggaaaggctttcacatgGACCTCCCATCTTGttgcccatcagagaatccacacaggagagaaaccttatgattgtgatcaatgtggaaagacttttagaaGTACCTCTGCTCTAGCTGTACATAAGAGAATCCACataggagagaaaccttatgaatgtgatcaatgtggaaaggctttcagaacgAACTCTCAACTTGGTACGCATCAGATAATCCACACtgaagagaaaccttatgaatgtgatcaatgtggaaaggctttcagaagaaaCTCTAAACTTGgtatacatcagagaatccacataGGAGAGCcaccttatgaatgtgatcaatgtggaaaggcttttagaagaAGCTATAGTCTTACTTTACATCAAAGAATCCACACTGGACAGAAATGATAcgaatgtaatcactgtggaaaggcttGTAGTTGTAGTCCCAGTCTTGCTATACATCAGAgcatccacactggagagaaatctTATGACTGTGATAAATGTTTAAAGGGTTTCACACAGAGCTCCAACCTTACTCAAcgtcagagaatccacactgcagTGAatccttatgaatgtgatcaatgtggaaaggcttttagaagTACCTGTGGTCTTGCTGTACATAAGAGAATCCACACAAGAGAGATGCCATATGAATGTTATCATtttggaaaggctttcagatttAACTTCAGTGTTAGTCAGCATCCGAGAATCCACGTTGGAGAGAAACATTATGAATGTACTCAATGTGGAAAGTGTTTCTGA